The Pseudomonas sp. S06B 330 genome contains the following window.
CGCGCGTACCGCCGGGTTGCAGCGCACCTGCAAGCTGCCATGGCCGGCAGACTCTTCCAGATCACTGTGCAGCGCTTCGGTCCAGCTTGGGCCCTGGCTGCCGAAGTCCAGTACACCGGCCTCAGGCGCCTTTACGCCCCCAGCGCCCGGCTCGCCGCTGATCTGGCAGGCACTGCTGATCACCAGTTGGGCCTGGATATGGCCGCTCATGGCCGCGAACGCAGCGGGACTGATCAGCAGCAGCGGGCCAACGGTCAACAGCAAGAGCGGTTTCATACTGCCAGTTCCTTTAGCAGGTGCCGACCCTGGCAACTACCAGGTGACGGTGACTTTGAGTAGATCCGAGTAACGACCGACCTGTGGCACCTGGGCTAGGCTGTCAATACGCGCGTACAACGGCAGCGCTACCGAACCGGATTCAGGCACCCGGGCGTGCTGCGCGACATTGACCGGTAACGGCTGACGCCAGGCAGGGTCCTGATACAAACGGTAGGGAATGGGTGGTGCTGATGGCTGGCTGCTGGCCAGGTAACGCACCTCACCGATGCCGCCGTGCTGACCACCATCGACCTGAACCTGATAAGCAGTGTCGGGGTTGCACTCAAGGCGCGGCGGGCGCTGGGCAAGTAACTGGCTGGTCAGCGGCCCGGCCGGGGCATCGAGGCGCGCCGTGCTGCCAAAGTCGAGGACACCCAGCGCTTGGGCGCCGGCATCTCGTGGCGTGTGGATGAGGACGCAGCCACGCTGCACCTGCACTTTGACTTCAACCATGAATTCGGCGGCAACTGAGCTGTCAACGAGGATCAGCCCGAGCAACGGCGCCAGCGTGCATCCCTTCACCTTGTCATCCCTCAACACAGGATTGATCTGACGTTGAGGGTAGCAGCCGAGCCCAAAGCTGCCAGCTTGAAGAAAAGTGTGTCAGTTGCTGCGCGGTGTCCGCATCGCTGGCAACCCCGCAGCCTATTGGTTAAATTAGCCGCCCCCGCTCACACCCGTCGTTGCTTCCCGATCCCCTAAGGAGCCCGGTTTGTCTGCCCTGCCACCCTCATGGATACGTTCACCGCTGCGCGCCCTGCGTCACCGACTCGCAACGATGGCACGGGAAGACGCCGATCGTTCTGCCGCCGTTCGTCAGCATTTTCGCCACAAGGCAGCGTCCCAAGGCTACACCCTAAGCCAAGGCCAGCTGCACGTTATCGAACAGATGGCCACCCAGGCCGCC
Protein-coding sequences here:
- a CDS encoding Csu type fimbrial protein, whose protein sequence is MKGCTLAPLLGLILVDSSVAAEFMVEVKVQVQRGCVLIHTPRDAGAQALGVLDFGSTARLDAPAGPLTSQLLAQRPPRLECNPDTAYQVQVDGGQHGGIGEVRYLASSQPSAPPIPYRLYQDPAWRQPLPVNVAQHARVPESGSVALPLYARIDSLAQVPQVGRYSDLLKVTVTW
- a CDS encoding Csu type fimbrial protein, with protein sequence MKPLLLLTVGPLLLISPAAFAAMSGHIQAQLVISSACQISGEPGAGGVKAPEAGVLDFGSQGPSWTEALHSDLEESAGHGSLQVRCNPAVRAFTVSINGGAHGDGATRRLSNGRELIAYELSADPLGRARYTIGQSRNFSVSSAAQIPIPIYGVVVAQPKALPAGIYRDTLMVTLDW